DNA from Tripterygium wilfordii isolate XIE 37 chromosome 4, ASM1340144v1, whole genome shotgun sequence:
CGTGATGAAGTGAGGTGAGTTGCAGTGACAAAAAGTATTTGACGCATGACTAAAAATATGGTGACGAATTGAGGGTAAAATTggatatttttcattgatatcaattaatttgtgATGAGttgatttttgtaaaaatataaattgaggGCAAAATTGGGATTTTTTCTTCGTGTTTTGCCGTTGAAAATGTGATCAACCGTGTTACGTCATAAATGGAAGCAACTCCCTGCAATTCCATTTTCGAACTCATCGAGTTGCGATGATACCGTAAGGTCTGTAATGCACCACTGGATCAAATCACTTGTTATATCCGAATACAATATATTTGACCGTCCAAAGACACTGTCAAACACACCCATATTCTCTCCCTATCTATCTCCAACCCCGTCCCCGCTAGGGAAAGATTTTAGTCCCCATTCCCAGTGGACATGGATTCTCTAGGGAttatatcaaaaacaaaacacacaaCTCATGCGCATCTTTTGCAGAGACCATTGCTTGATCCTTGTCTCTTCGCAGTCGGCGAACAGTCGTCATCGACCTACTCCCTTCACATTAATTCACTAAATTCGCATATGCGATCTATGATTGCAAAATCTCTCATATGCTTTTGATCAGTCTTCTAATCGCACATGGATTTATTCACGATCGATCTCAACCCCCACGTCTCTACTCTCTATTGGCCGTTAAAAGGCATATTCCTttctttatatatgtatatatattttgtttattccATCTGGGTCTGTTGGTTGATAATCCACAATCAAAGCTAACGTAACAAATATCACAGCCATTCATATATCTATGACAAAAACAATCGGCACTAAAGATACCCTGACCATGTCGAATCATCATTAGCAAATAAAAGCGTCTTAATTAGCGCATAATAGTGATTATGGACAGTCATTAATTACACGTAAACATGCTTTTGTGTAATGAGGAAAAAAGGAAGACAAAATGTGCCGATGTTGACTTCAAGGATGGATGTGAAGAAAACCAGGCAAAATTACAATTAGGTGATGTAAAGAGCAATTAGAAGGGTGATTAAAGgacccaattaattaattaattaagacaaAAACAATATCCTTAAACTCTAAAGAATTTTGTTGTGTGTGGGTCCACAATATCTTCTCGGAGCTTCTACTTTTTCATAACTTTCTTCCCAAATCAGAATCTTAATCTTGGGCTAAATTGGTATCTTTGTCAGGTCAATCATCATGATGTATATAACTTTACCTAACCATACATATATAAGATCTCTTCAAATTCTTACATGTCATTAGTGTGTGAGTGTGTTCGTTCATGATTAAGAAACTTAAGAGTAGTTTTGAGCTTCTAAGATTTGATTAGTCATAGGTTGGGAAGTGAAGAGAAGAACCactagaaggaaaaaaaaaaaaaaaaaaaactcaatcacCATTATTGGTTGATcatcaaaatgaagaaaaagggcgatttttttttttaataaggcagatccaattttattaaaatagaaGATAATAAAAAGAGCAAATACATAGCCCACGGATCCATATGACCACCGAGCCTTAACCCAAACGAAAGATGTAGGATATAGACCCAAAAACTCAGACAGAAACACAGCCAAATTAAGAGTACTCCCTAAACCAAGAATCCTGAAATTAAAATCTAAATATGGATCATTTATTAGTAAtcctaatttatttttataattttgatcATTTTATTCCTAAAATTCATGTAACAAAATTAGATAATCCGCAAAATAAAAATTGAgaatgggatatatatatatatacacacacacacacatatatatatacacgtaaaCAACCACCCCTCTCAACCACCATATTGGGTCTGGATCTTGAAAGAGATTGAAAAATAAGGAAACTTTAACAACATGACAGAAGCTACAGTTGTCTTCAGAGACAAAATTAAACTACATATATCTATCATGTTAAAAAGTGTGAGAGACTGATTTTGCTTACTCCACAGAATCAATCattgatattatttttatttttccttaaaATAGAATTTAATTTCTCATTTCTTTTTCCAAGATGAGCCAGACAGACAAGTTGTGGGgaccccatttttttttaatgtcaaaatACTCAAACCCTCTCCCTATAAATAACTTGTCTCTCTTGACAAAGCTTTCATTCAAACAAACACTTCTCTATCTACCAAATAACACAATTTCCTCTCTAGCCATTGCTTTTCACACTATACATTAATTCTCTATTCATACCTACTACACATTATCTCATTGACTGACTTGTTATGGCTATAGAGATTgaacaacagcagcaacaaccTTCTGTTGGTCTATCAAGAGTTGCAGTCTCTGATACTCATGGAGAAGATTCTCCTTATTTCGCTGGTTGGAAAGCCTACGACGAAAACCCTTATCATGAACTTGATAACCCATCTGGGGTTATACAGATGGGACTCGCAGAGAATCAAGTAAGTCTATCTGATGAAGTTACACCATATATAAGGATTGCTCTTATCATTATATATAATTTGCATGTAACTAATattgtttctttgttgttttgtcGAACAGGTTTCGTTTGATTTGCTAGAAGAGTACTTGGAAAAGCATCCAGAGGCATCAAGTTGCGGAGAAGGAAAGTCCGGGTTTAGAGAAAATGCTTTGTTTCAAGATTACCATGGACTCAAGTCTTTTAGGCAAGCAATGGCAGGTTTCATGGAGGAAATTAGAGGTGGAAGAGCCAAGTTTGATCCTGATAGAGTTGTACTAACGGCGGGCGCAACCGCGGCTAATGAGCTATTGACCTTCATTTTAGCAGATCCTGGTGATGCTTTGCTTGTTCCAACTCCATACTATCCAGGGTAAGAATTAAACCATCCTTCATTTGATTAACAAAAACAACTTCAATCAACTTAATTAATTATCCCCACTTGAAATTGAACTAATTTGGattctttttttgttctgtaGATTTGACAGAGATTTAAGGTGGAGAACTGGAGTGAAAATTGTACCAATCCATTGTGACAGTTCAAACAATTTCCAAATCACTCCACAAGCATTAGAAGCTGCATATAAACAAGCACAAGCCATGAACGTCAAGGTTAGAGGAGTACTCATAACCAACCCTTCCAACCCATTAGGCGCGACAATACAACGTTCAGTATTGGAGGAGATTCTCAATTTCGTTACTCGAAAGAACATCCATCTAGTCTCCGATGAGATCTATTCGGGTTCCGCCTTCTCATCGTCGGAATTCATAAGCATTGCAGAGATACTCGAATCCCGCGGATACAAGGATTGTGAAAGAGTTCACATTGTCTATAGTCTGTCCAAAGATCTCGGCCTTCCGGGTTTTCGAGTTGGTACTATTTACTCATACAATGACAAGGTTGTTACTACAGCTAGAAGGATGTCTAGTTTCACCTTGATTTCCTCACAAACACAGCATCTCTTGGCTTCAATGCTGTCAAACAAGGAATTCACAGAGAATTACGTAAAAGTCAATAGAGAAAGGTTGAGGAAGAGATATGATATGATCATTGAAGGGTTGAGAAATGCTGGGATTGAATGTTTGAAAGGGAATGCAGGGTTGTTTTGTTGGATGAATTTGAGCCCACTTTTGGAGACAAATACAAGAGAAGGTGAATTGAGTCTTTGGAATGTTATATTGAATCAAGTGAAGTTGAATATATCTCCTGGTTCTTCTTGCCATTGCTCTGAACCTGGTTGGTTTAGGGTGTGTTTTGCTAACATGAGTGAGCAGACACTGGAAATTGCACTAAAGAGAATACAAGATTTCACGGAGCAAAGGAAGTTACAgtgattgattgatgattttTTGAACAAAAGTATGGAGaaatatcattttggttttttgaATTGGCCAATTTAAGCCATTTTGATTGATTCTTTTGGATACAAAAAACCCACATGGATGAgactatatttatatatatatatatatatatatatgtatgtatactgtTAAAATGTAAAAGCAGATTGAATTGTTTCGTAACCTATTATATGTTGTTTTCTTGCTTTGACCAAGCAAGTTCCCCTAGAGATTGATTCCAATTTGTATTATTGTAATATTAATGGAAGAAGTTTTTGTCCCAATGGTGTTTCGATATGCTTTTGACTTCCTTTCCTAATTAAATTCAAAGCAAGAATGTGTTTATGACTTTGTGTTCACAAGTTCCCAACatcataataaataaatagatggacatatgtatatatatatatataaaacaaattaataaaacttGATTATCCTTGTCACTGTGAATGAGTCGGCAAAGGTAAATGCTGCTTCGTTTCAGAAGACCAGAATAGTAGGTATGAGTGAAATTCATGGTGTATGCACATGCTCCCAGACTGTTAAAGACTGATTTGGTTTAGTGATTAAGTCAACAATATGATTTATAAGTGCGAACTCAATCTAAAAAAATTTGGAACTCCCTTTTGAACGACAAAGCTAAGCGGTCGTTAAGCTCTGAACGCGAATAATATCTCAAGTGGGTTGGATCCAAATCTCGAGAAAACATGACCCAATCACTGTGTTCAAgtgtcaaaaattaaaaattcaaacaaaacttcatTGGAAGTTTAGCAATTGCTTGTCTACACATCCTTACAAGCTTTTTCAAACTTGAGATAAGGTTGCACAAATGATCAATCGCTTGACCTTCTTTTGTTTATTGTACATCCCATTCAATCATTTTCTCAtatgacatatacatacatatattatatatatatgcatagcttttgattttatgttattttctgTGTGCCGTTTTTTCTTTCGGCTGGGGAGGCCGGTGTAGGTAGCCTAGTTAAAAATTAACTTCTTAATTAGTCAATGTACTAATTAACTAAGTCATCGCCACTCAAATGCCTAATAGAAACTAAGAAACATTCTTTATTGACATAATTAGTGGATAAAGTACAACCTACAAAGATTTCAATCAACCAAATGCCGCTGCTGCTGCTATTGTGTACCAAAAAGCCATAATAACCTCCTGGTTAGGTTGGCAAGTTggactatatatttatatacacccAAGTACGTAATGATGTAATTGGTCCGGTTGAAGCAATAATATAAAGCACCAATGGACTTGATTAGTTTAATTAAGACGCTCATGTACTCATAATTAGAGAAGATATGCATGGGATCGATATCTTGATTAATTGAATTATGTTGTTGTTATTAGATAAGATGTGCTGTGTAGGGGCTCTATTGATCAAAAAGTTTAACTCACGCGTGATCCTTGCTTGGTACcaaaccaatatatatatatatatatagaccacaGTGTACAACTTGATAGCTCTATTTTGGGTGCAACAAGTGATGATATTTtaccatataattaattattcatCGATGAAAAGTATACGTAACAGTGGCATACTATATATAGAATTTTATGTGTTAAAATCAGCAAGTGTAGCAGTCGGAAGTTGCTTTGGGATTGCACCGGAGGACCATTATATGTATCAGCTCTTTCTTGTACTATTATAGTCACTATCTTGACTACTAGTTCAGAAGAAGACACATTATTATCTCCATCACTTTAAGTTGCTTGTTCATTAGTTTTACCATTTACTTTGCATTTGACGTGTATTTatacgcacacacacacatatatataatgatgatTTACTCCAAAGAAACCCATCAATGGTTTTttataatatgtttttttttaactaactAAGATAAATAGTCAAATGCATAACTTCTCCCGAAACTATTGGTCTATTTAAATACCTCGCAGAACATGCTTTTGAGTTGAAAAATTAATGGTCAACAGCCAGCTTTGTGCTTATGTACAATACGCATTTATCACGAAATTGAATCGATTTCAACAAATTGGAAGCATGTGTTCAGCCATTTTAgggtatatatattgaaatatttttgaatGTCAAATAACCGTGTTTCTATGGTACTATTTCACGTAAAGTTTCTAATTAACTCCTCCATTTTGGAATGATTACAAATTACTAAGAAGTTGCATATGTTGTGAACGTAAAaccttttctatatatatatatatatttattaatggATACAATAATATATGTGTTGCCGGCATCGATGAAGCACAATATTAAGATACAATAATGTCAATTATCTCGAGGTTTTTTTTGGATGTCAATTAATTTCATGACagaacctatatatatatatatatatatatatatatatcaagaatTTTCTTATGCGGACACTGCAAGTTATATCTCCACaatttcatcattgatttaGAATATATGGGACCCAAAGTAATGGTCAccatttgtcatttcactcatctacGTCATTAAAAAAAGTGCGTTAAGTTAGtatatttaatcattttttaatcAAGTGTACACCATACAAATTCAGGGCGTGGATAATTGGATATGATAAGTTGAGCGGAAGCATAGCACGTGACTATGAGGGTGTTACTTCCGATGAAAATCAAACTTAGGATAGTTCAAATCTATACAATTTGACTTAGAgatactaatatatatatatatatatatgcgtgtgtataaataaatttaactcTCCAAAAGTGAACTCAAAAATAAAGTTTAATAAAGGCTCTGACAGATAATCAAACACCAATCACCATTACTCCCTCACGTGTGAATGTGGtttacctttctttttcttgtcattttcaGAATTTATAAATTATGAAGTCGATCGGAGATATatgcctttttgttttttgtcttCATGAA
Protein-coding regions in this window:
- the LOC119997386 gene encoding 1-aminocyclopropane-1-carboxylate synthase 7, giving the protein MAIEIEQQQQQPSVGLSRVAVSDTHGEDSPYFAGWKAYDENPYHELDNPSGVIQMGLAENQVSFDLLEEYLEKHPEASSCGEGKSGFRENALFQDYHGLKSFRQAMAGFMEEIRGGRAKFDPDRVVLTAGATAANELLTFILADPGDALLVPTPYYPGFDRDLRWRTGVKIVPIHCDSSNNFQITPQALEAAYKQAQAMNVKVRGVLITNPSNPLGATIQRSVLEEILNFVTRKNIHLVSDEIYSGSAFSSSEFISIAEILESRGYKDCERVHIVYSLSKDLGLPGFRVGTIYSYNDKVVTTARRMSSFTLISSQTQHLLASMLSNKEFTENYVKVNRERLRKRYDMIIEGLRNAGIECLKGNAGLFCWMNLSPLLETNTREGELSLWNVILNQVKLNISPGSSCHCSEPGWFRVCFANMSEQTLEIALKRIQDFTEQRKLQ